One segment of Streptomyces sp. NBC_01463 DNA contains the following:
- a CDS encoding IS5 family transposase, producing the protein MPVRLVITDAMWARIEPLMPTDPVRGRRWADHRRTLEAIAWKHRTCSPWRDLPRELGAFQTAHKRLIRWAADGTWRRILAAILAQADAADEVGWAVSVDSTVCRAHQHAAGARKGALNDAEPADHALGRSRGGLSTKVHLAADGQARPLALHVTAGQAGDAPAFETVMARIRVPRTGLGRPRTRPDVVLGYRAYSSRAIRRHLRRRGIQAVIPQPSDQIGHRLRRGRAGGRPPSFDAEAYKQRNTVERCINRLKQWRGLAMRTDKLAIAYEGALHLAAILIWTRPWKAKDARSPGNA; encoded by the coding sequence ATGCCTGTCCGGTTAGTGATCACTGATGCGATGTGGGCCCGGATCGAGCCGTTGATGCCGACTGATCCAGTCCGTGGACGGCGGTGGGCCGACCACCGTCGAACCCTGGAGGCCATCGCCTGGAAGCACCGCACGTGCTCACCCTGGCGGGATCTTCCCCGCGAGCTCGGTGCGTTCCAGACCGCACACAAACGCCTGATCAGATGGGCTGCCGACGGCACCTGGCGGCGGATCCTCGCTGCAATCCTCGCCCAGGCGGACGCTGCTGACGAGGTGGGGTGGGCCGTATCGGTGGACTCCACTGTCTGCCGGGCTCATCAGCACGCGGCCGGGGCCAGAAAAGGGGCACTCAATGATGCTGAACCCGCCGATCACGCACTCGGCCGCTCACGGGGAGGCCTGAGCACGAAGGTCCATCTCGCCGCTGACGGTCAGGCACGGCCCTTGGCCTTACACGTCACTGCGGGCCAGGCTGGCGACGCTCCAGCCTTCGAGACGGTCATGGCCCGCATCAGGGTCCCTCGCACCGGCCTGGGCAGACCACGAACGCGACCCGACGTGGTCCTTGGATACCGGGCCTACTCATCCCGAGCAATCCGCCGGCATCTACGCCGGCGAGGCATCCAGGCCGTCATCCCGCAGCCCTCTGACCAGATCGGACACCGCCTCCGCCGAGGCCGGGCCGGCGGCCGTCCCCCGAGCTTCGACGCGGAGGCGTACAAGCAGCGCAACACCGTCGAGCGGTGCATCAACCGTCTGAAGCAGTGGCGCGGCCTGGCCATGCGAACGGACAAGCTCGCCATCGCCTACGAGGGTGCACTTCACCTCGCAGCCATCCTGATCTGGACACGACCATGGAAAGCCAAGGACGCCCGCTCGCCAGGGAATGCCTGA
- a CDS encoding TetR/AcrR family transcriptional regulator, translating to MAQQERAIRTRRAVIEAAAMVFAERGYTAATMAEILQRAGVTKGALYFHFDSKEALARGVIEEQVDPERWVPRDLRLQEWVDVGMTLAHRIPGDVILLAGIRLSADTQGRARFGSAWPAWTGLITTFLTEAKERGEVLPHVDPAETAECFLGAWVGTQLVSEAESGYGDLERRISVLYNHVLPAIATPAALIRLDTAPDRGARVLAEVRNATDAQHVSAEA from the coding sequence ATGGCACAGCAAGAGCGTGCGATACGGACCCGTCGCGCTGTTATCGAGGCGGCAGCCATGGTCTTCGCCGAACGGGGTTACACCGCGGCCACCATGGCCGAGATCCTCCAGCGGGCCGGAGTGACCAAGGGCGCCCTCTACTTCCACTTCGACTCCAAGGAAGCACTGGCGCGCGGAGTCATAGAAGAGCAGGTCGACCCCGAGCGGTGGGTGCCGCGTGATCTGAGACTGCAGGAGTGGGTCGACGTCGGGATGACGCTGGCCCACCGCATCCCGGGCGATGTCATCCTGCTCGCCGGCATCCGCCTGTCGGCCGACACGCAGGGCCGTGCTCGGTTCGGCAGCGCGTGGCCGGCCTGGACCGGCCTGATCACCACGTTCCTCACGGAGGCGAAGGAGCGGGGCGAAGTGCTGCCGCACGTCGATCCGGCGGAGACCGCGGAGTGCTTTCTCGGTGCATGGGTCGGCACCCAGCTCGTCTCCGAGGCGGAGTCCGGCTACGGAGATCTCGAACGGCGCATCTCGGTGCTGTACAACCACGTACTGCCTGCCATCGCCACACCTGCGGCGCTGATCAGGCTGGACACCGCACCGGACCGTGGCGCCCGCGTCCTGGCCGAGGTTCGGAACGCGACCGACGCGCAGCACGTTTCCGCCGAGGCGTAA
- a CDS encoding GPP34 family phosphoprotein has product MTTADELLLLAIVPGRQRIRIRIRSDNRLRYALRASELADLFLAGRIAVGRRRIEVLDTRPVEDRRLSNVLQGLGAATPPPGLKDWLRRTPRSLTVEYLSQLEDQKAVRVRRWRDSSGRTRNDILSVDMPRRQALLTRLDSVVRSGSARSTADRNLTLAVLAQAAGLAPAAYPGLRGITDRRRMATLAATHRLTPAAAGAVPAADVELAAALTTGADVLTRQLLGELSDLYADFTTGGHGLGHGLDSGGWSEGGAGGTGHHGDGHAGW; this is encoded by the coding sequence ATGACTACGGCGGATGAACTACTCCTGCTCGCGATAGTCCCGGGCAGGCAGCGCATACGCATACGCATACGAAGCGACAATCGGCTTCGGTATGCCCTGCGGGCCTCGGAGTTGGCAGATCTGTTCCTGGCCGGACGGATCGCCGTCGGGCGCCGACGGATCGAGGTGTTGGACACCCGGCCTGTCGAAGACCGTCGCCTGAGCAATGTCCTGCAAGGTCTCGGCGCAGCTACTCCCCCGCCCGGCCTCAAGGACTGGCTGCGCCGGACACCGCGCTCCCTGACCGTCGAGTACCTCTCCCAACTGGAGGACCAGAAGGCGGTCCGTGTCCGCCGGTGGCGCGATTCCAGCGGCCGTACTCGCAACGACATTCTTTCCGTGGACATGCCGCGCCGCCAGGCGCTACTGACCCGCCTCGACAGCGTGGTCCGCTCTGGCTCGGCAAGGTCCACCGCTGACCGCAACCTCACCCTCGCCGTGCTTGCCCAGGCCGCGGGCCTCGCCCCTGCCGCCTACCCTGGACTGCGCGGCATCACCGACCGCCGCCGTATGGCCACCCTCGCCGCAACGCACCGTCTCACCCCCGCAGCCGCCGGAGCGGTCCCGGCCGCCGACGTGGAGCTCGCTGCGGCACTGACCACCGGCGCCGACGTCCTCACCCGCCAACTCCTCGGCGAGCTCAGTGACCTCTACGCCGACTTCACTACCGGCGGCCACGGTCTTGGCCACGGATTGGACTCCGGCGGTTGGTCCGAGGGCGGCGCAGGCGGCACCGGCCACCACGGCGACGGGCACGCCGGCTGGTGA
- a CDS encoding TIGR03618 family F420-dependent PPOX class oxidoreductase has translation MTATLDQAVRERLQAAHIWYVGTVFADGAPQVSPMWVDLEGEGELSFNTSVGRVKEENLRRDPRVYLSHADAVDPFDRVQISGEVARFIEGEEAHDRMDRLARKYLGVDRFEWTMPSEQRVAVIVRPLKVRHIVGVERFRPGGPTPPRTP, from the coding sequence ATGACTGCGACTCTTGACCAAGCTGTCCGCGAGCGACTTCAGGCCGCCCACATCTGGTACGTCGGCACCGTGTTCGCCGATGGAGCACCGCAGGTCAGCCCCATGTGGGTGGACCTGGAGGGCGAGGGAGAGCTGTCGTTCAACACCTCGGTCGGCCGGGTGAAGGAGGAGAACCTCCGCCGCGACCCCCGCGTCTATCTCTCACACGCGGACGCCGTCGACCCGTTCGACCGGGTGCAGATCAGTGGGGAAGTGGCCCGATTCATCGAGGGCGAGGAGGCGCATGACCGGATGGACCGGCTGGCACGGAAGTATCTGGGCGTCGACAGGTTCGAATGGACCATGCCGTCGGAGCAGCGGGTCGCGGTGATCGTCCGCCCGCTCAAGGTGAGGCACATCGTCGGGGTGGAGCGGTTCCGGCCGGGTGGCCCCACTCCCCCTCGTACTCCCTGA
- a CDS encoding alpha/beta hydrolase, which yields MPVNAAYQLRRIATNGVELNVAVAGDGPAVLLLHGFPHTWRLWSGIMGRLAGQYRVIAPDLRGFGDSERAVEGYDAGTLADDAEGLLGALGETSAAVVGIDAGVAPAALLALRRPGLVRRLVVMEGLLGRLPGAEHFVSSGAPWWFGFHSVPGLAETVLAGNEGPYLDFFLDSGTGGRGVPDDIRAAFVHAYTGSEALRCAFSYYRALPTSARQLQDAVATARLTMPTMAVGSHPVGRGLERQLRPIADDLVGHQVQDCGHIIPLDRPDALCALLGPFLSADLAK from the coding sequence GTGCCCGTCAATGCCGCATACCAACTGCGCCGCATCGCCACGAACGGTGTCGAGCTCAACGTCGCCGTCGCCGGGGACGGACCGGCGGTTCTCCTGCTGCACGGCTTTCCGCATACCTGGCGACTCTGGAGCGGCATCATGGGCCGGCTGGCCGGACAGTACCGGGTCATCGCCCCGGACCTGCGCGGCTTCGGGGACAGTGAACGCGCCGTCGAGGGCTACGACGCGGGCACCCTCGCCGACGACGCCGAAGGGCTGCTCGGCGCACTCGGCGAGACCTCGGCTGCGGTGGTCGGCATCGATGCGGGCGTCGCTCCTGCTGCTCTGCTCGCGCTGCGCCGGCCCGGCCTCGTGCGGCGCCTGGTGGTGATGGAGGGACTGCTCGGCCGCCTGCCCGGAGCGGAACACTTCGTCAGTAGCGGTGCCCCGTGGTGGTTCGGCTTCCACAGTGTCCCCGGCCTCGCCGAGACGGTCCTGGCCGGCAACGAGGGCCCGTACCTCGACTTCTTCCTCGATTCGGGGACAGGCGGACGGGGAGTACCCGACGACATCCGCGCGGCCTTCGTGCACGCGTACACCGGGAGCGAGGCCCTGCGCTGCGCGTTCTCCTACTACCGGGCCCTGCCCACGAGCGCGCGTCAGCTCCAGGACGCCGTTGCGACGGCTCGGCTGACGATGCCCACCATGGCCGTCGGTTCCCATCCGGTCGGCCGCGGACTCGAACGTCAACTCCGTCCCATTGCCGATGACCTCGTCGGACACCAGGTGCAGGACTGCGGCCACATCATTCCGCTCGACCGCCCCGACGCATTGTGCGCGCTGCTTGGCCCGTTTCTCTCCGCCGATCTGGCCAAATGA
- a CDS encoding alpha/beta hydrolase, producing the protein MLIAWCTFFAVVAPRRPQLLASMSFWFGLIINEVPFVGIYFLVGSTALAAGQGDLDSTGAKVLVAVSVAATLGLAVSAWRGVRSDQAVGQALEDGLGTGWRDRVQTPMRRNRPWARILLLPGFMRRRDVQRIRNISYGDAGRRNLLDIYRHRDAPRNAPVLIYFHGGHYTSGGKSREARPLLSHLAAQGWLCISANYRLRPETTFPGHQIDAKKVIAWVREHGSEYGADPSRLFVAGSSAGSNMAGLCALTPNDPVFQPGFESADTSVTAAVCLYGFYGHYFGTPPDEPPPAPQPQGYIHPGAPPFFIAHGTKDALGTVEGARNFAAQLRRASNSTVVYAELPGAQHAFDIFHSPRFEAVVDSIDAFAAWVLATPRQTAA; encoded by the coding sequence GTGCTCATCGCCTGGTGCACCTTCTTCGCCGTTGTCGCGCCGCGCCGGCCCCAACTGCTGGCGAGCATGAGCTTCTGGTTCGGCCTGATCATCAACGAGGTGCCGTTCGTGGGCATCTACTTCCTGGTGGGTTCCACGGCCCTGGCCGCAGGTCAGGGCGACCTCGATTCGACGGGCGCCAAGGTGCTGGTCGCGGTGTCCGTCGCAGCCACGCTCGGGCTGGCGGTATCCGCCTGGCGGGGTGTGCGCTCGGATCAGGCCGTCGGGCAGGCCCTTGAAGACGGTCTCGGGACCGGCTGGCGGGACCGGGTGCAGACGCCAATGCGCCGCAACCGGCCGTGGGCCCGCATCCTTCTGCTGCCGGGCTTCATGCGCCGGCGTGACGTGCAGCGGATCCGGAACATCAGCTACGGTGACGCCGGCCGCCGGAATCTCCTCGACATCTACCGCCACCGGGACGCGCCGCGGAACGCGCCGGTCCTGATCTATTTCCACGGCGGCCACTACACCAGCGGAGGCAAGAGCCGCGAGGCCCGTCCCCTGCTGTCCCACCTCGCCGCGCAGGGATGGCTGTGCATCAGCGCCAACTACCGACTGCGTCCGGAGACCACTTTCCCCGGACACCAGATCGATGCCAAGAAGGTCATCGCCTGGGTGCGCGAGCACGGCTCCGAGTACGGCGCCGATCCGTCGAGGCTGTTCGTGGCGGGCAGCTCGGCCGGTTCCAACATGGCAGGCCTGTGCGCGCTCACACCGAACGACCCGGTGTTCCAGCCCGGATTCGAGTCGGCCGACACCTCCGTCACCGCGGCCGTCTGCCTGTACGGCTTCTACGGCCACTACTTCGGCACCCCGCCGGACGAGCCGCCGCCCGCGCCGCAGCCACAGGGATACATCCACCCCGGTGCACCACCGTTCTTCATCGCCCATGGCACCAAGGACGCGCTGGGTACCGTCGAGGGCGCGAGGAACTTCGCCGCTCAGCTCCGTCGCGCCTCGAACAGCACTGTGGTCTACGCCGAACTGCCCGGCGCACAGCACGCTTTCGACATCTTCCATTCCCCACGCTTCGAGGCGGTCGTGGACAGTATCGATGCCTTTGCCGCCTGGGTTCTGGCCACTCCGCGTCAGACGGCAGCCTGA
- a CDS encoding AfsR/SARP family transcriptional regulator, with translation MDIDVLGALDVRENGVSVTPTAPKPRQLLALLALQADQVVHVPVLIEELWAGTPPRSARTNLQTYVLQVRDHIAVALSKDPADRPARTPKDVLVTAPGGYMLVSGAEGVSDVREFDRLAGMGYRAMDAGDYPGAAETLRQALALWTGTPFSGVQTGGQLGMEVRRLEESRLRALDQRIDADLRLGRHRELLAELTVLVSRYRTHENLHAQFMIALHRSGRRGEAVGHYRRLRNTLVQELGIEPSARLGRLQKALLATPAGDGRSPQDGSVLPLRGAGAVPIS, from the coding sequence GTGGACATCGACGTTCTGGGTGCGCTGGACGTACGTGAGAACGGGGTCTCCGTCACCCCTACCGCGCCCAAGCCCCGTCAGCTTCTCGCACTCCTGGCCCTGCAGGCGGACCAGGTGGTGCATGTGCCGGTCCTCATCGAGGAGTTGTGGGCGGGCACACCGCCGCGCAGCGCCCGTACGAACCTGCAGACCTACGTGCTTCAGGTCCGCGACCACATCGCCGTGGCGCTGTCGAAGGACCCCGCCGACCGTCCTGCCCGTACCCCCAAGGACGTCCTGGTCACCGCGCCCGGTGGCTACATGCTCGTCAGCGGTGCAGAAGGGGTCAGCGACGTCCGCGAGTTCGACCGGCTCGCAGGCATGGGATACCGAGCCATGGACGCGGGCGACTACCCCGGGGCCGCAGAGACCCTGCGGCAGGCGCTGGCACTGTGGACCGGAACACCCTTCTCCGGAGTGCAGACGGGCGGGCAGCTGGGAATGGAGGTCAGACGGCTCGAGGAGAGCCGCCTCCGCGCCCTCGATCAGCGCATCGACGCGGATCTGAGGCTGGGGCGGCACCGCGAGCTGCTGGCCGAGTTGACGGTACTGGTGAGCCGCTACCGCACGCATGAGAACCTGCATGCCCAGTTCATGATCGCGCTGCACCGTTCCGGCCGCCGGGGAGAGGCGGTCGGACACTACCGCCGACTGCGGAACACGCTCGTCCAGGAACTGGGGATCGAACCGTCCGCCCGGCTCGGCCGACTGCAGAAGGCCCTGCTGGCGACCCCCGCCGGCGACGGACGCAGCCCCCAGGACGGCTCCGTGCTCCCGCTGCGCGGCGCGGGTGCGGTGCCGATCAGCTAG
- a CDS encoding acyltransferase produces the protein MIAEAQGIRIRHRGHEPQVHPTAYVAPTATLVGNVRVGPRARVMFGAVLDAEGSRIEIGEAAVICENAVLRGSAVAGDQPVLVGDHVFVGPHATLLGCEVERCVYVATSATVLQCARLGAGSVVAVGALVHARTVLPDEYFVPPHTVALDAPVRLLAPGDPGLAEAVRRVGFAQVAFGVDAEWTDRISRYEHIAEVRVAEFGTHADDEVLNPG, from the coding sequence ATGATCGCTGAAGCGCAGGGCATCCGCATCCGGCACCGTGGGCATGAACCGCAAGTCCATCCCACTGCCTACGTCGCCCCGACGGCCACGCTCGTCGGCAATGTCCGCGTGGGGCCAAGGGCGCGGGTGATGTTCGGCGCGGTGCTCGATGCTGAAGGGTCTCGGATCGAGATCGGGGAGGCTGCGGTGATCTGTGAGAACGCGGTGTTGCGCGGGTCTGCGGTCGCCGGTGACCAGCCGGTGCTTGTCGGCGACCACGTCTTCGTGGGGCCGCATGCCACGCTGCTGGGCTGCGAGGTAGAGAGGTGCGTCTATGTGGCGACCTCGGCGACGGTCCTGCAGTGCGCACGGTTGGGGGCCGGCTCGGTTGTCGCTGTCGGCGCGCTCGTCCATGCGCGCACCGTTCTGCCGGACGAGTACTTCGTGCCGCCGCACACCGTGGCCCTTGACGCACCGGTGCGGCTGCTGGCCCCCGGCGATCCGGGCCTGGCCGAGGCCGTCCGGCGGGTGGGGTTCGCGCAGGTGGCGTTCGGCGTCGACGCGGAGTGGACCGACCGGATCAGCCGGTACGAGCACATCGCGGAGGTGCGGGTCGCCGAGTTCGGAACGCACGCGGACGATGAGGTTCTGAATCCCGGCTAG
- a CDS encoding helix-turn-helix transcriptional regulator has protein sequence MTTRETRSAVRGVRGDLFDPKCPTRQLLDRIGTKWTSMAVKTLADAAPDEVRFAELRRRMPGVSQKMLSVTLRSLTRDGLVSRRVEPTVPPRVFYQLTALGLSLETALAGVRAWAEEHMAEIDRANETADHDVDEA, from the coding sequence GTGACCACCCGGGAAACCCGGTCCGCCGTTCGCGGAGTACGGGGAGACCTGTTCGACCCCAAGTGCCCGACGCGGCAGCTGCTGGACCGCATCGGCACGAAGTGGACGTCCATGGCCGTCAAGACGCTCGCCGACGCCGCACCGGACGAGGTGCGGTTCGCGGAGCTGAGACGCCGCATGCCCGGCGTCTCGCAGAAGATGCTGTCCGTGACGCTGCGCAGCCTGACCCGCGACGGGCTGGTGTCACGGCGGGTCGAACCGACGGTGCCGCCAAGGGTCTTCTATCAACTCACCGCACTGGGGCTGTCCCTGGAGACCGCGCTCGCCGGGGTGCGGGCCTGGGCGGAGGAGCACATGGCCGAGATCGACCGCGCCAACGAGACCGCTGACCACGACGTGGATGAGGCATAG